A stretch of Zootoca vivipara chromosome 13, rZooViv1.1, whole genome shotgun sequence DNA encodes these proteins:
- the LOC118094640 gene encoding olfactory receptor 11A1-like, whose product MLDREEENQTAITEFILLGFGNLPQLQPLLFVLFLIVFIMSLTGNLLIVLLIAADQQLHTPMYFFLGNLSGMETCYSLIILPKMLASLIIGERTISVCGCIAQFYFFGSCAGIETYLLAAMSYDRYLAICRPLHYSTIMHGRFCVQLMAATWVNSLLANFIVIIMMAQLSFCGPSVIDHYFCDFIPIVKLSCSDTSVVEITTFFFNFIFTVAPFLLTLTSYVCIIATILKIPSTTGRKKAFSTCSSHLIVVCIFYGTLIIVYMLPDSPTLRGLNKVFSIFYTILTPLVNPLIYSLRNQEVHKALRRVWKKLTISFSNE is encoded by the coding sequence ATGTTGGatagagaagaagaaaaccagacagccatcacagaattcattctCTTGGGATTTGGGAATCTCCCTCAACTGCAGCCTCTTCTTTTTGTCCTCTTcctgattgtttttattatgtcacTAACTGGGAACCTCCTGATCGTTTTGCTCATTGCGGCTGATCAGCAACTTCAcactcccatgtacttcttcctgggAAATTTATCCGGCATGGAGACTTGCTACAGCTTGATTATCTTACCCAAAATGTTGGCCAGTTTGATAATTGGAGAGAGAACCATTTCTGTCTGTGGGTGCATAGCccaattttatttctttggttCTTGTGCTGGTATAGAAACCTATCTCCTGGCAGCAATGTCCTATGACCGCTATCTGGCTATATGTAGACCTTTACACTACAGCACCATTATGCATGGAAGGTTCTGTGTTCAGCTCATGGCTGCGACATGGGTTAACTCTTTGCTGGCTAACTTCATTGTGATCATCATGATGGCTCAGCTATCCTTCTGTGGTCCCAGTGTCATAGATCATTACTTTTGTGACTTCATCCCAATTGTAAAACTGTCCTGCAGTGACACAAGCGTGGTTGAAATCACCACCTTtttctttaatttcatttttactgTTGCCCCATTCTTATTGACTCTCACATCCTATGTTTGCATCATTGCCACCATCCTAAAAATCCCATCCACCACGGGAAGGAAAAAGGCCTTCTCCACCTGCTCCTCTCATCTAATTGTGGTTTGCATATTTTATGGCACTTTAATCATTGTCTACATGTTGCCTGACTCCCCGACTCTGAGAGGTCTGAATAAAGTCTTCTCCATTTTCTATACCATCTTGACCCCTTTGGTCAACCCTCTCATCTACAGCTTGAGAAACCAAGAAGTTCACAAAGCCCTAAGACGAGTTTGGAAGAAACTgacaatttctttttcaaatgagtGA